From the genome of Segatella hominis, one region includes:
- a CDS encoding PD-(D/E)XK nuclease domain-containing protein, whose protein sequence is MQQKNLDMLNLDDLWIQASRFDTPTERLTDPIPVLFQSGYLTIKGYEKNGKLYHLCFPNYEVRQGFSESLVWYYTAQDMKRYDAIVYAYSKNVLINDDMGAFMPHLKAFYDKFPYTIINNNERHYQAVMFTIFTMLGEDVKVEHTTSDGRIDLVLKTDKSIFIFELKYEKSANAAMAQISGKDYAKAFADDGRKVVKVAVNFSEDQRSIEDWVIE, encoded by the coding sequence ATGCAGCAGAAGAATTTGGACATGCTCAATCTGGACGATCTGTGGATACAGGCATCACGTTTTGATACACCTACGGAAAGGCTTACTGATCCTATTCCTGTCCTTTTCCAAAGTGGCTATCTAACTATTAAGGGATACGAAAAAAATGGTAAATTGTATCATCTCTGTTTCCCAAATTATGAAGTAAGACAAGGTTTCTCGGAAAGTCTCGTCTGGTATTATACTGCGCAAGACATGAAAAGATATGATGCCATCGTGTATGCTTATTCCAAGAATGTGCTCATCAATGACGACATGGGAGCCTTTATGCCTCACTTGAAGGCATTCTATGATAAGTTCCCATATACGATTATCAATAATAATGAGCGTCATTATCAAGCCGTGATGTTCACCATCTTTACCATGCTTGGCGAAGATGTGAAGGTGGAGCATACCACTTCGGATGGAAGAATAGACCTTGTGCTCAAGACGGATAAGAGTATCTTTATCTTTGAGTTGAAATATGAGAAGTCTGCCAATGCTGCCATGGCGCAAATCAGCGGCAAGGACTATGCCAAGGCTTTTGCCGATGATGGGCGGAAGGTTGTGAAAGTGGCTGTTAACTTCTCGGAAGACCAGCGAAGCATAGAGGATTGGGTGATAGAATAA
- a CDS encoding HU family DNA-binding protein: MATNTKGTLKYRKIQRTPQTGENAGKKKWYATAVTDREMSFEDFVSHISDHGSPYSRGCIHGVLMDALDHLQELVLDGKSVRLGELGLFSMGMTSKAENTRNDVTAQSILGVHLILRNTRSWSNSELSKKCKLQEYGTYGTTEETDGDPDSPSQGTGSDSQGTGSTTGGDSKGDNPSGGSQTGTEGSDGGGSDGDYELK, translated from the coding sequence ATGGCAACTAACACTAAAGGAACTTTGAAGTACAGAAAGATTCAGCGCACCCCTCAGACTGGCGAGAACGCTGGCAAGAAGAAGTGGTACGCCACCGCAGTGACCGACCGGGAGATGTCGTTCGAGGACTTTGTAAGTCACATCTCCGACCACGGCTCCCCTTACTCCCGTGGCTGCATCCACGGCGTGCTGATGGATGCCCTCGACCACCTTCAGGAACTGGTACTCGACGGCAAGAGCGTCCGACTTGGAGAGCTCGGTCTCTTCTCCATGGGCATGACCTCAAAGGCGGAAAATACCCGCAATGATGTGACGGCACAGAGCATCCTGGGCGTACATCTCATCCTCAGAAACACCCGCTCCTGGAGCAACTCTGAGCTCAGCAAGAAATGCAAGTTGCAGGAGTATGGCACCTACGGCACTACCGAGGAGACCGACGGCGACCCTGATTCTCCATCTCAGGGCACAGGCAGTGATTCTCAGGGCACAGGCAGCACTACAGGTGGCGACTCTAAGGGCGATAACCCTTCAGGCGGTTCCCAGACTGGCACAGAAGGCTCTGATGGAGGCGGTTCTGATGGAGACTATGAACTTAAGTAG
- the nhaD gene encoding sodium:proton antiporter NhaD codes for MATLTISIIVVFVLGYALIATESLTKVNKAAIALLMLVGCWTLYMVDPMQYLQLMHPDYTGGAAGMVEKVTGIIQEHLGDTATTLFFLMGAMTIVEIVDQNGGFNWVRKVMKTKSKRGLLWRIAILTFFLSAILDNLTTSIVMIMILRKLVTDHKDRMVYASLVIIAANSGGAFSPIGDVTTIMLWNKGLITAAGVIAEIFIPSVVSMVIPALILQTMLKGELVMPEVSAQQNAAVSDFTEGQRKAVFWLGVGGLIFVPIFKSITHLPPFVGILLVLGVLWTATEIFYRGLHRGQDAEGTQKRVTKLLSRVDMSTILFFLGILMAVSCLAEIGVLTVLGQGLNVVFDGNHYLVTGIIGVLSSIVDNVPLVAGCMGMYPVAAAGDMAVDGVFWQLLAYCAGVGGSMLIIGSAAGVVVMGLEKITFGWYMKHISWIAFVGYIAGIVCYWFIRTFLYAI; via the coding sequence ATGGCTACACTTACAATTTCTATTATTGTCGTTTTCGTGCTCGGCTATGCACTCATAGCTACCGAAAGTTTGACAAAGGTAAACAAAGCAGCGATTGCCCTGTTGATGTTGGTAGGTTGTTGGACCCTCTACATGGTGGATCCGATGCAGTATCTCCAGTTGATGCACCCTGATTATACAGGCGGCGCTGCAGGTATGGTAGAGAAGGTGACCGGAATCATCCAGGAGCATCTGGGCGATACCGCTACTACACTTTTCTTCCTGATGGGTGCGATGACCATCGTGGAAATCGTAGACCAGAATGGCGGTTTCAACTGGGTTCGCAAGGTGATGAAAACCAAGTCTAAGCGTGGGCTCCTCTGGCGTATTGCTATTCTCACTTTCTTCCTCTCTGCCATCCTCGACAACCTGACTACCAGTATCGTGATGATCATGATTCTCCGCAAGCTCGTCACCGATCACAAGGACCGCATGGTTTATGCATCCCTCGTCATCATCGCAGCTAACTCGGGTGGTGCTTTCTCACCAATCGGCGACGTTACCACCATCATGCTCTGGAACAAGGGATTGATTACTGCAGCCGGTGTTATCGCAGAGATCTTCATCCCATCTGTGGTTTCTATGGTGATTCCTGCTCTCATCCTTCAGACTATGTTGAAGGGCGAACTCGTGATGCCTGAGGTTTCTGCCCAGCAGAATGCTGCGGTCAGCGATTTCACCGAAGGTCAGCGCAAGGCTGTGTTCTGGTTGGGAGTAGGCGGTCTGATCTTCGTGCCTATCTTCAAAAGTATCACCCACCTGCCTCCATTCGTAGGAATCCTCCTGGTATTGGGTGTTCTCTGGACTGCTACCGAAATTTTCTATCGCGGTTTGCATCGCGGACAGGATGCAGAAGGAACTCAGAAGCGAGTAACCAAGTTGCTTTCTCGTGTAGATATGAGTACCATCCTTTTCTTCCTCGGTATCCTGATGGCAGTATCTTGCTTGGCTGAGATTGGTGTGTTGACTGTTTTGGGTCAGGGCTTGAACGTCGTATTCGATGGCAACCATTACCTCGTAACTGGTATCATCGGTGTGCTTTCAAGTATCGTGGACAATGTGCCTCTGGTGGCTGGATGTATGGGAATGTATCCTGTGGCTGCCGCTGGCGATATGGCTGTGGATGGTGTCTTCTGGCAGTTGCTGGCCTACTGTGCCGGTGTAGGTGGTTCTATGCTGATTATCGGTAGTGCTGCTGGTGTGGTAGTAATGGGCTTGGAGAAGATTACTTTCGGCTGGTATATGAAGCACATCTCCTGGATTGCTTTCGTAGGTTACATCGCAGGTATCGTTTGCTACTGGTTCATCCGCACCTTCCTTTATGCAATCTAA
- a CDS encoding smalltalk protein, which translates to MKKETWKTILQIAISVLTALATTLGITSCTAI; encoded by the coding sequence ATGAAGAAAGAAACTTGGAAAACAATTCTGCAAATCGCGATCAGCGTACTCACTGCATTGGCCACCACGCTCGGTATCACGAGTTGCACGGCAATCTAA
- a CDS encoding AAA family ATPase has product MNNLKILTLKDEYSSCCGITKSELTQYFREGIEEMAEHNGLTYEETLQQLKQHYDGYHFSINSEDIFNPYSIINALDDKEFNSYWFTIWYAYVPDRTDAAEEFGHAQSGRSVDTGITF; this is encoded by the coding sequence TTGAACAATCTCAAGATTCTCACGTTGAAAGATGAATACAGTAGCTGTTGTGGTATAACCAAGAGTGAATTGACTCAATATTTCCGTGAGGGCATCGAGGAGATGGCTGAGCATAATGGACTCACTTATGAGGAGACCTTGCAGCAACTCAAGCAGCATTATGATGGCTACCATTTCAGTATCAATAGCGAGGATATCTTCAATCCTTACAGCATTATCAATGCCTTGGACGATAAGGAGTTTAATAGCTATTGGTTTACCATCTGGTACGCCTACGTTCCTGATAGAACTGATGCAGCAGAAGAATTTGGACATGCTCAATCTGGACGATCTGTGGATACAGGCATCACGTTTTGA
- a CDS encoding IS3 family transposase translates to MWTQTVKELRAEDKNYSVSGLCKLFGFTRQAYYQHEDNMLAALAEESFVIEYVKSIRKQDPGIGGRKLWLMYCKEFGEENAMGHCRFEDIISRYKLGVRSSNRKPRTTDSRHGLPTYPNKIKELIPSSPNEVWVSDITYQKIWDDAEQGTYHFCYISLITDYYTKEIIGYSVGESLSTRFPLKALNMALMRMESYKDIITPIHHSDRGVQYASNEYIKLLREYGIIPSMTECGNPKDNAVAERVNNTLKNELFMGLSFTSLQEVEEALERAVHFYNELRPHGSIGMLTPKEAAKQKGSLKKNWTSYREKYIKSLSVQEK, encoded by the coding sequence ATCTGGACCCAAACAGTAAAGGAACTTCGTGCAGAGGACAAAAACTATAGTGTTTCTGGCCTCTGTAAACTGTTTGGGTTTACTCGTCAAGCGTATTATCAGCACGAAGACAATATGCTTGCAGCCTTGGCAGAGGAATCGTTTGTAATAGAGTATGTTAAGTCTATTAGAAAGCAAGATCCAGGTATCGGCGGTCGTAAACTCTGGCTGATGTATTGCAAGGAGTTTGGAGAAGAGAACGCCATGGGACATTGCCGTTTCGAGGATATAATATCAAGGTACAAGTTGGGAGTGCGTTCTTCCAACCGAAAACCTCGTACAACGGACTCTCGTCATGGGTTACCCACATACCCCAACAAGATAAAAGAACTGATACCATCATCACCCAATGAAGTTTGGGTGAGCGACATTACATATCAGAAGATTTGGGATGATGCCGAACAAGGCACTTATCATTTCTGCTACATTTCTTTGATTACGGATTATTACACAAAAGAAATCATTGGCTATTCTGTCGGTGAGTCACTCTCCACCAGGTTCCCTTTGAAAGCCCTAAACATGGCCTTAATGCGCATGGAAAGTTATAAGGATATTATTACACCAATCCATCATTCCGATAGAGGTGTACAATATGCTAGTAACGAATACATCAAATTACTAAGGGAATACGGTATCATACCTAGCATGACAGAATGTGGCAATCCGAAGGATAATGCTGTAGCAGAGCGTGTCAATAACACGTTGAAGAACGAGTTATTCATGGGGCTTTCTTTTACTTCTTTACAGGAAGTAGAAGAGGCTTTAGAAAGGGCAGTACACTTTTACAATGAGTTACGCCCTCATGGAAGTATCGGGATGCTAACACCAAAGGAAGCTGCGAAACAAAAGGGAAGTTTAAAGAAAAATTGGACAAGTTATAGGGAAAAGTACATAAAATCCTTGTCAGTTCAGGAAAAATGA